The Microscilla marina ATCC 23134 genome contains the following window.
CTTTTGGCTACTTCTTAAATGTACCCTTATCAGATTTAAGTTTGAATGTTAAAACACGAAGTTAAAACGTGCAAGCACCATAAAGTTAATAATTTAAGATTAAAAAACCTTATTATTTATGAAATTATAACAAGTTGTTATGAAAAATGTTACATTTAACAGTTTGTATTAGTATTTATACCTACTTTCTTATATCTACCCTTCGTTTCAAGCCAAACATTTCTTAGTAATTTCACTGAGGCCAATATTACGAAGTTGTTTTGAAGCAGGGAAAAGCAGTGGATGCTTCTCCTGTATTTGTTGGCTTTATTCCAAAAAAAGCCCGGTTTGAGTTTATCAACCGGGCCGTAATTATTCAAATCTATCCAATATTTAACTTAATCCTTGTTCCATTGAAGGGCACGCCCTGGAGTATAAGGAGCCCCGGCTGCTTCCAACGCACGTTCTATTTTTTTCAAGTCATTCAGTACCCCACTCAACGTTTTCATCAATGTGGCAAAAGACTCCTCGGCTACCTTAAGGCTTTGTTGGTGTAGTTTGGCAGGAGGGGCGGTACTTTGCGACAATTGGTAGCTAATTAACCCAATGCGCGACGACACTGAAGCAGGTGTTTCGAAAAAGCGTCGGCTCAAACTAGCATCACCATTCATGGCACGGTTCCAGGCACGCAGTTGCTTATCTGCCTTGCGAATGTCTGCCAGTAGACTCATAGATGCTTTAGGAGCGTTGAGCACTGCTACACGCATATGCCTTATTTTGCGTTGCATTTCACGTTGCAACCTGTTGGCACTCATCACAGCCCGGTTCATTTTGCTCAGTTTATTATGAAAAGCCGTCACCTCAGCCCGGTTTTGTACCGGAATAGTAGTATTGTTTAAAGGAACTACTTTAAAACTAGTCGCGGGTACCATTTCCGTATATTTACCATCTACTACCTTGCCCAAGGCTACCTTATAAGTACCCGGAGTAACCAAATGGCCTTGTGGAGGCGATTGGTAGTAGTCGAGGGTAGGGTAAGGAGTCAGGCGGGTAGGGTTTACAGCTGGGTAGCGTAAATCCCAAGTGATGCGTTTTAACCCTTTATTTGCCGAAGTTTTGATTCGTCTAATGACCACCCCTGAAGCATCGGTAATGGTAAAGACAAAATAAGGGCGTAGCTCATCATCTTCGGCGCGCATTTGATCAAACGAAGGGTACTTGATGTCTTGTTTGTTTTTGCGGGCTTTGGCTTCCTCAGCTTTACGTTTTTGGCGCAGGGTTTTGATTGATTTTTTCACATAATAAGTAAACGTTGCGCCAAACTCAGGGTTAGGAGCAGCATAAAAGCTATGTCCTTGAAACCCGGTTTTACGAATACCCAAAGGAGTAGCTACATTGTACCACAAAGCGTCTTTGATGGGGAAAATATGGGCATCTTTGGCAAGCAAATCATTGTTGAGCGTACGCAAAGGAGAATAATCGTCCAGAATAAAAAAACCACGCCCAAATGAAGCCAATACCAGGTCGTTTTCTCTTTTTTGAATTTCCATATCGCGGATAGCCACTGTAGGCAACCCACCTTTTAGTTGAGTCCACTTATTGCCACCATCTATCGTAAAGAATACCCCAAACTCAGTACCCACAAACAATAGCTTTGAGTTAACGTGGTCTTCGGCAATGCTATACACCGACCCACGAGCGGGCAAGTTGGCCGCTATCGATTGCCAGCTTTTTCCTTTATTGGTACTTTTGAGCACATAAGGCTTAAAGTCTCCTCTTTTGTGATTGTTAAATACCGCATATACCACATTTTCGTCGTGTTGCGAAG
Protein-coding sequences here:
- a CDS encoding WD40/YVTN/BNR-like repeat-containing protein, with the translated sequence RRIGIQPVEGKGEPGLRWNWDAPLLISPHVNTTLYFAANRLFKSTDRGNSWKTISPDLTRQLDRNKMKMMGRVWSVDAIRKNASTTIYGNIVALHESPKKAGLLYVGTDDGLVQVSEDDGANWQKTEKFTGVPALTYVNHLLASQHDENVVYAVFNNHKRGDFKPYVLKSTNKGKSWQSIAANLPARGSVYSIAEDHVNSKLLFVGTEFGVFFTIDGGNKWTQLKGGLPTVAIRDMEIQKRENDLVLASFGRGFFILDDYSPLRTLNNDLLAKDAHIFPIKDALWYNVATPLGIRKTGFQGHSFYAAPNPEFGATFTYYVKKSIKTLRQKRKAEEAKARKNKQDIKYPSFDQMRAEDDELRPYFVFTITDASGVVIRRIKTSANKGLKRITWDLRYPAVNPTRLTPYPTLDYYQSPPQGHLVTPGTYKVALGKVVDGKYTEMVPATSFKVVPLNNTTIPVQNRAEVTAFHNKLSKMNRAVMSANRLQREMQRKIRHMRVAVLNAPKASMSLLADIRKADKQLRAWNRAMNGDASLSRRFFETPASVSSRIGLISYQLSQSTAPPAKLHQQSLKVAEESFATLMKTLSGVLNDLKKIERALEAAGAPYTPGRALQWNKD